Proteins from a genomic interval of Streptomyces fodineus:
- a CDS encoding ribonuclease domain-containing protein, producing MRFPPRATRIGASAALLSALLVGGTVSATTANAAADSVGSICYNALPSQAHDTLDLIAKGGPYPYSQDGTVFTNREGVLPRESSGYYHEYTVVTPGSPTRGARRIVTGEQSQEDYYTSDHYATFDLIDFGC from the coding sequence ATGAGATTCCCCCCACGCGCCACTCGCATCGGCGCCTCAGCCGCGCTCCTGTCCGCCCTTCTCGTCGGCGGCACCGTCTCCGCCACCACGGCGAACGCCGCAGCCGACTCGGTCGGCAGCATCTGTTACAACGCTCTGCCGTCGCAGGCCCACGACACCCTGGACCTGATCGCCAAGGGCGGCCCGTACCCGTACTCGCAGGACGGCACCGTCTTCACCAACCGCGAAGGCGTCCTGCCCCGTGAGTCCTCCGGCTACTACCACGAGTACACGGTGGTCACGCCCGGCTCCCCCACGCGCGGTGCCCGGCGCATCGTCACCGGCGAGCAGTCCCAGGAGGACTACTACACCTCCGACCACTACGCCACGTTCGACCTGATCGACTTCGGCTGCTGA
- a CDS encoding histidine kinase, translated as MLPSALLHGLDPDSDPYGRPPRRTARDWVVDTCCFLLAVFVFLAAAAVLLRQHHAPRSLAVVDVLLGALSCGTVWLRRRWPVGLAAAMVPVGFVSSTAGGAGMVALFTLAVHRPFRYVAWIGGVDLALVPLYYWLRPDPDLPFAGSVVFAVLLAVSVIGWGMFVRFKRLLMLSLRERARRAETEARLRAEQAQRLAREAIAREMHDVLAHRLTLLSVHAGALEFRPDAPREEIARAAGVIRESAHEALEDLREIIGVLRAGESDDAAGERRQPTLAALDALVTECRGAGMKVSLDHRVADPAAVPASVGRTAYRIAQEALTNARKHAPGAEVTLLLTGSPGDGLTLTVTNPPPSHEPTPVPGSGQGLIGLTERAALTGGRLEHGTTADAGFEVRAWLPWAHTG; from the coding sequence ATGCTGCCCTCGGCCCTGTTGCACGGGCTCGACCCCGACTCCGACCCCTACGGCCGGCCACCCCGGCGCACCGCACGGGACTGGGTCGTCGACACCTGCTGCTTCCTGCTGGCCGTGTTCGTGTTCCTGGCGGCCGCCGCCGTCCTGCTCCGGCAACACCACGCGCCCCGGAGCCTCGCCGTCGTCGACGTACTGCTCGGCGCCCTGTCCTGCGGCACCGTCTGGCTGCGCCGCCGCTGGCCGGTCGGCCTCGCCGCGGCGATGGTCCCCGTCGGCTTCGTGTCCTCCACCGCGGGCGGCGCCGGCATGGTCGCCCTGTTCACCCTCGCCGTACACCGGCCCTTCCGCTACGTCGCCTGGATCGGCGGTGTCGACCTCGCCCTCGTACCCCTCTACTACTGGCTGCGCCCGGACCCCGATCTGCCGTTCGCGGGATCCGTCGTGTTCGCCGTGCTGCTCGCCGTCTCCGTCATCGGCTGGGGCATGTTCGTACGCTTCAAGCGGCTGCTGATGCTGAGCCTGCGCGAGCGGGCCCGCCGTGCGGAGACCGAGGCGCGGCTGCGGGCCGAGCAGGCGCAGCGGCTCGCCCGCGAGGCCATCGCCCGCGAGATGCACGATGTCCTCGCCCACCGGCTCACCCTGCTCAGCGTGCACGCGGGCGCCCTGGAGTTCCGGCCGGACGCGCCGCGCGAGGAGATCGCCCGGGCCGCCGGAGTGATCCGGGAGAGCGCCCACGAGGCACTCGAGGACCTGCGGGAGATCATCGGCGTCCTGCGGGCCGGCGAGTCCGACGACGCGGCCGGCGAACGGCGCCAGCCGACCCTGGCCGCGCTGGACGCCCTCGTCACCGAATGCCGCGGGGCGGGCATGAAGGTGAGCCTGGACCACCGCGTCGCCGACCCGGCCGCCGTTCCCGCCTCCGTCGGCCGCACCGCCTACCGCATCGCCCAGGAGGCCCTGACCAACGCCCGCAAACACGCCCCCGGCGCCGAGGTCACCCTGCTCCTCACCGGCAGCCCCGGCGACGGCCTCACCCTCACGGTCACCAACCCGCCGCCCAGCCACGAGCCCACGCCCGTCCCCGGCTCCGGCCAGGGCCTGATCGGCCTCACCGAACGCGCTGCCCTCACCGGTGGCCGACTGGAACACGGCACCACCGCGGACGCGGGATTCGAAGTACGGGCGTGGCTGCCGTGGGCGCATACCGGATAG
- a CDS encoding polyprenyl synthetase family protein codes for MTETMPAFTGARLLDETVAALSDRAPAILAAAADQLRGIRLGLHFNDDSHATLTARHSRIVVTQDRCPDPDVEVVFDNRAMNLLFDLQRAPVGQALSDSLDVRGSRDDTLAVWRAFTLMSQRAAGLRSMQELWGAYREQAPRLWGSVAPAAREPVVETVDWTALDFLARRAPEDAPAPPALIGDTTVRAPRLLWDGRTSTSWSLETCVRDADLMETMRRCRARTNEEIERLLPDREPRAELYDLMRSYPARQGKGLRPTLTIAACAAFGGRPDDAVRAAAALELFHNGFLVHDDIADESTHRRGLPTMHEEHGLGLAVNVGDGLNLLAVDAVLSNLETLGLVRTLGLIHEAVHMCRESIEGQAMELGWIRHEIVPEADDAYFTMSTKKTGWYTCISPCRIGAVCAGVTDPAVLGRFDEAFRTIGIAFQIQDDILNLVGEEALYGKEPLGDLLEGKRTVMLIHLFRTAYTHERPRLFDVLRRRRTDKTQQHAEELLAAMRRHGSIEYATDLADRLAAEGIARFEEDLRIIPENEGKAVLRQIAHYVTSRPL; via the coding sequence ATGACTGAGACCATGCCCGCGTTCACGGGTGCCCGGCTGCTGGACGAGACCGTCGCCGCCCTGTCCGACCGGGCGCCGGCCATCCTCGCCGCCGCCGCCGACCAGCTGCGTGGCATCCGGCTCGGTCTGCACTTCAACGACGACAGCCACGCCACGCTCACCGCGCGGCACAGCCGTATCGTCGTGACCCAGGACCGCTGCCCGGACCCGGACGTCGAGGTCGTCTTCGACAACCGGGCCATGAACCTGCTGTTCGATCTCCAGCGCGCACCCGTCGGCCAGGCCCTGTCCGACAGCCTCGACGTCCGCGGCTCGCGGGACGACACCCTCGCCGTGTGGCGCGCCTTCACGCTGATGTCCCAGCGTGCGGCCGGCCTGCGCAGCATGCAGGAACTGTGGGGCGCCTACCGTGAACAAGCCCCCCGGCTCTGGGGAAGTGTGGCACCCGCCGCCCGGGAACCGGTCGTCGAGACGGTGGACTGGACGGCGCTGGACTTCCTCGCCCGGCGCGCACCCGAGGACGCGCCCGCACCGCCCGCGCTGATCGGCGACACCACCGTCCGCGCACCACGCCTGCTGTGGGACGGCCGCACCAGCACCAGTTGGTCGCTGGAGACCTGCGTCCGCGACGCGGACCTGATGGAGACCATGCGGCGGTGCCGGGCCCGCACCAACGAGGAGATCGAACGGCTGCTGCCGGACCGCGAGCCACGCGCCGAGCTGTACGACCTCATGCGCTCCTACCCCGCCCGGCAGGGCAAGGGGCTGCGGCCCACCCTGACCATCGCGGCCTGCGCCGCCTTCGGCGGACGCCCCGACGACGCCGTACGCGCCGCCGCCGCGCTGGAGCTGTTCCACAACGGCTTCCTCGTCCACGACGACATCGCCGACGAGTCCACCCACCGGCGCGGCCTGCCCACCATGCACGAGGAACACGGGCTGGGCCTGGCCGTCAACGTCGGCGACGGGCTGAACCTGCTCGCCGTCGACGCCGTCCTGTCCAACCTCGAAACACTCGGCCTGGTCCGCACCCTCGGTCTCATCCACGAGGCGGTGCACATGTGCCGGGAGTCGATCGAGGGCCAGGCCATGGAACTGGGCTGGATCCGCCACGAGATCGTTCCCGAGGCCGACGACGCCTACTTCACGATGAGCACCAAGAAGACGGGCTGGTACACCTGCATCAGCCCGTGCCGCATCGGCGCCGTGTGCGCCGGCGTCACCGACCCCGCCGTACTGGGCCGGTTCGACGAGGCGTTCCGGACCATCGGCATCGCCTTCCAGATCCAGGACGACATCCTCAACCTCGTCGGCGAGGAAGCCCTCTACGGCAAGGAACCCCTCGGGGACCTGCTCGAGGGCAAGCGCACGGTGATGCTGATCCACCTCTTCCGTACCGCCTACACCCACGAACGTCCCCGGCTCTTCGACGTCCTGCGCCGGCGCCGTACCGACAAGACCCAGCAGCACGCCGAGGAACTCCTCGCCGCCATGCGGCGGCACGGCTCCATCGAGTACGCCACCGACCTCGCCGACCGGCTCGCCGCCGAAGGCATCGCCCGCTTCGAAGAAGACCTGCGGATCATCCCCGAAAACGAGGGCAAAGCCGTCCTGCGGCAGATCGCCCACTACGTCACCTCAAGGCCACTGTGA